In the Candidatus Saccharimonas aalborgensis genome, one interval contains:
- a CDS encoding phosphatase PAP2 family protein, protein MKQAARQHPKKRTIVQYIKQHDIQFRFSSWFVILLSLFVAAAVLFAKVAREVQEKETLVWDRQVLTSIHSGANHFLDVGMPILTDIGAPLIVCVLALVTAGLFVYKNEYRRACIILFNVSGALVLDIVFKSIFMRDRPDLWMQLVHETGHSFPSAHATVAVALSLAVCVALWDSRWRWWAVSVMGIYSLFVSYSRLYLGVHYPTDIIAGWLVALGWVTLLSLLFYSSVGRAFSRRLEQYQKPLIRK, encoded by the coding sequence ATGAAGCAAGCAGCAAGACAACATCCAAAGAAGCGTACGATAGTCCAGTATATCAAGCAGCATGACATCCAATTTCGTTTTTCATCATGGTTTGTTATCTTACTCTCCCTTTTTGTAGCAGCAGCAGTACTTTTTGCTAAGGTAGCACGTGAGGTTCAGGAGAAAGAGACGCTGGTGTGGGACCGGCAGGTGCTGACGAGTATTCATAGCGGCGCGAACCACTTCTTAGACGTCGGCATGCCGATATTGACCGACATTGGTGCGCCACTCATTGTCTGTGTCCTGGCTCTCGTAACTGCAGGATTATTTGTCTACAAAAATGAGTATAGGCGGGCATGCATCATATTGTTTAATGTCAGTGGTGCGCTGGTACTCGATATTGTATTCAAGAGCATCTTCATGCGTGACCGGCCTGACCTCTGGATGCAGCTTGTCCATGAAACAGGCCATTCGTTTCCGAGTGCTCATGCAACAGTTGCCGTCGCACTCTCACTTGCAGTCTGCGTAGCACTGTGGGACTCGCGGTGGCGATGGTGGGCAGTTAGTGTGATGGGCATCTATAGCCTTTTTGTGAGTTACTCACGGCTATATCTCGGTGTTCATTATCCTACCGATATCATCGCTGGGTGGCTCGTGGCGCTTGGCTGGGTAACACTACTAAGTCTTTTGTTCTATTCGTCGGTCGGCCGTGCGTTCTCGCGACGGCTTGAGCAATACCAGAAACCCTTGATTCGTAAGTAA
- a CDS encoding DUF475 domain-containing protein, with product MHRSHPLRIFAFSAIASLALAWFVGARLGSEALWLFAILVILEVTFSFDNAVINSKILERMSPYWQQLFLTVGIFFAVFIVRFVLPIIIVMLSAGLSFMSVYDLAINHPEEYAHTLHQAAPMINAFGGTFLMMIGVNYFLDRKKDVHWLGRIEQWLSRFGQYETFKVLIMLSTALGLYYTVDQRYQTTVLVASIVGTMLHIALDLFGRYFSHKQSGTTKLVGMAAFASFVYLNVLDASFSLDGVIGAFAITNDVLLIMAGLGAGALWVRSLTIYLVRAKALGKYQYLEHGAHWAILALGIIMFVKLYHIEPPEWLTGSIGLIFIGTAVFSSIMERRRESTSCLA from the coding sequence ATGCATCGATCACACCCTTTAAGAATATTCGCTTTTTCGGCTATCGCCTCACTTGCATTGGCATGGTTCGTCGGAGCGCGCCTTGGGTCTGAAGCACTGTGGCTTTTTGCTATTCTCGTCATCCTCGAGGTTACCTTCAGCTTCGATAACGCTGTCATTAACAGCAAAATACTTGAGCGGATGTCGCCCTATTGGCAACAACTTTTTTTGACGGTTGGTATCTTTTTTGCCGTATTTATCGTGCGATTTGTCCTTCCTATCATCATTGTGATGCTCTCGGCAGGACTCAGCTTTATGAGCGTCTACGACTTAGCGATCAATCATCCCGAAGAATACGCTCATACGCTTCACCAAGCAGCCCCAATGATCAACGCTTTCGGTGGAACATTTCTGATGATGATTGGAGTAAATTATTTCCTTGACCGAAAAAAAGATGTGCACTGGCTGGGCCGAATCGAACAGTGGCTATCGCGCTTTGGGCAGTACGAGACATTCAAGGTTCTCATCATGCTCAGTACGGCTCTTGGTCTCTATTACACGGTAGACCAGCGCTACCAAACAACGGTTCTGGTTGCGTCTATTGTCGGCACGATGTTACATATCGCCCTTGATCTTTTTGGACGCTATTTCTCACATAAACAATCAGGCACGACCAAGCTAGTGGGTATGGCGGCCTTTGCTTCGTTCGTATACCTCAATGTTCTCGATGCTTCATTTTCGCTGGACGGAGTTATCGGTGCTTTTGCTATTACAAATGATGTGCTCTTGATCATGGCTGGATTAGGCGCGGGAGCTCTGTGGGTGCGTTCTCTCACAATCTACTTAGTGCGTGCTAAAGCTCTCGGCAAGTACCAATACCTCGAACATGGGGCACACTGGGCTATTCTGGCACTTGGTATCATAATGTTCGTCAAACTTTATCATATCGAACCCCCCGAATGGTTGACAGGCTCAATCGGACTTATCTTTATCGGAACTGCTGTATTCTCAAGCATCATGGAGCGAAGACGAGAAAGCACTTCTTGCTTGGCATAA
- a CDS encoding sensor histidine kinase, which produces MKHLKKDVVRLAATYLTIIMVMSVGFSIVFYTTSLHEFDRRPRSAAPLPERDGDIEAFFDERTASARQSLSAQLLSINVITFIIGGLLSYLLAERSLRPIEDNMEAQLRFVSDASHELRTPLTALATANEVALRNPKLTLKEAKKVIAENIEDVVRLQHLTNSMLGLLKEEDADQYRHHVELVRAVDDAVTTVVNQALEKGIAIINEIPQVIVRGNHQALVQLLTIFLDNAIKYSPNASTVWLTSTQRGRNLTITVRDEGMGMSAETQRHLFTRFYRADESRSQTTGYGLGLSIAKKLVQAHGGKLSVTSEVGKGSAFHVTLALLKA; this is translated from the coding sequence ATGAAGCACTTAAAAAAAGATGTAGTGCGCCTTGCTGCGACCTATCTGACCATCATTATGGTGATGAGTGTCGGCTTTAGTATTGTTTTTTATACGACGTCACTTCATGAGTTTGATCGTCGTCCGCGCTCAGCGGCTCCTCTGCCCGAAAGAGATGGAGATATAGAAGCGTTTTTTGACGAGCGAACTGCAAGTGCTCGTCAATCACTCAGTGCGCAACTACTGAGCATCAATGTGATAACGTTCATTATCGGCGGGCTGCTGAGTTACTTGCTTGCCGAACGTTCTCTCAGGCCGATTGAAGACAATATGGAGGCGCAGCTACGCTTTGTCAGCGATGCCAGCCATGAGCTTCGTACACCGCTGACAGCGCTAGCAACAGCAAATGAAGTTGCTCTCAGAAATCCCAAACTTACGCTCAAGGAAGCAAAAAAAGTGATAGCTGAAAATATCGAGGACGTGGTGCGACTTCAGCACCTTACAAACTCAATGCTTGGCTTACTGAAGGAAGAAGATGCTGATCAATACAGACATCACGTTGAGCTTGTTCGGGCGGTAGACGATGCTGTAACGACTGTTGTTAACCAAGCGCTTGAGAAAGGTATCGCTATTATTAATGAGATACCGCAAGTAATAGTTCGGGGCAATCACCAAGCATTGGTGCAATTACTGACTATCTTTCTTGATAATGCCATAAAGTACAGCCCCAACGCCTCAACTGTGTGGCTCACCAGCACGCAGCGTGGTAGAAATCTTACAATCACGGTACGGGATGAGGGGATGGGCATGAGCGCCGAGACACAGCGCCACCTGTTTACACGATTTTATCGGGCTGATGAGTCTCGAAGTCAAACAACTGGATATGGGTTGGGGTTATCAATTGCAAAGAAATTAGTTCAAGCTCATGGTGGCAAGCTATCGGTGACAAGTGAGGTAGGCAAGGGATCTGCCTTTCATGTCACCCTGGCACTTCTCAAGGCATAG
- a CDS encoding response regulator transcription factor produces MKILVVDDEMRIARAIKQGLEQDGYAVDLAFDGEDGYNAARADDYDVIILDVMMPEMNGYEVTQKLRSDGCKTPIIMLTAKDQGRDIVKGLDSGADDYLAKPFSFDVLTARIRALLRRPQEAIANILEVDDLLLDSVNRTVSRTKQPLSLSAKEFAILEYLMRNKNRIVSKQSIMTHVWDFDSTILPNNVEVFINYLRAKIDRPFLPSPALIHTVRGFGYIIKDPR; encoded by the coding sequence ATGAAGATTCTTGTCGTCGACGACGAAATGCGTATCGCCAGAGCCATCAAGCAGGGGCTTGAACAAGATGGTTACGCGGTTGACCTCGCCTTTGACGGCGAGGATGGCTACAATGCCGCCCGCGCCGATGACTACGACGTTATCATCCTCGATGTCATGATGCCTGAAATGAATGGTTATGAAGTGACGCAAAAGTTACGAAGCGACGGCTGTAAAACACCAATTATTATGCTCACCGCTAAGGACCAAGGCAGGGATATCGTCAAGGGTCTCGATAGTGGTGCCGATGATTATCTTGCCAAGCCGTTTTCGTTTGATGTTCTCACCGCTCGCATCCGGGCCCTGCTACGCCGTCCACAGGAGGCAATTGCCAATATTCTCGAGGTAGATGATCTCCTTCTCGATAGCGTTAATCGTACGGTGTCTCGGACAAAACAACCACTTAGTCTGTCGGCAAAAGAGTTCGCAATTCTCGAGTACCTGATGAGAAACAAAAACCGAATTGTCAGTAAACAATCAATCATGACACATGTGTGGGACTTTGATTCCACCATACTCCCCAACAATGTAGAAGTATTTATCAACTACTTACGCGCGAAGATTGATCGACCATTTCTCCCATCACCCGCTCTCATCCATACGGTAAGGGGCTTTGGATACATCATTAAGGACCCGAGATGA
- a CDS encoding MarR family transcriptional regulator has protein sequence MKKSTITLSNDEAIILQQISENGEDDVMGLAQSLRMSRQRVALLLSHLKRKGLITIQNSYGSWWVKTSVRGTRLVHYLWPEMQSMVRAV, from the coding sequence ATGAAAAAGAGCACGATAACTCTCTCAAACGACGAAGCAATCATACTGCAACAAATCAGCGAAAATGGCGAAGATGACGTAATGGGGTTGGCGCAGTCCCTTCGCATGAGTCGTCAACGGGTCGCGCTTCTCCTGTCTCATCTCAAACGAAAAGGACTCATTACTATCCAGAACTCCTATGGTAGCTGGTGGGTAAAGACAAGCGTGAGAGGAACTCGACTCGTTCATTATCTATGGCCGGAGATGCAGTCTATGGTACGGGCGGTATAA
- a CDS encoding peptidoglycan-binding domain-containing protein, whose product MANAITKNWGGGWACSGYNNGVPQQMSINFISNDGSFGPITKKKIEDIQRSVGCAKKVDGIVGRETWSIMCFYASSKVNDTSSIYHSGYIAALASGCKPSDSYYGPWPYSTY is encoded by the coding sequence ATGGCAAATGCAATTACTAAAAACTGGGGAGGAGGTTGGGCTTGTAGTGGATACAACAATGGAGTACCTCAGCAAATGTCCATTAATTTTATCTCAAATGACGGTAGCTTTGGGCCCATTACGAAAAAGAAGATTGAGGATATTCAGCGATCAGTTGGTTGTGCCAAGAAGGTTGACGGAATAGTAGGAAGAGAAACGTGGAGTATCATGTGTTTCTATGCTTCAAGCAAGGTTAACGACACATCAAGTATATACCATTCTGGCTATATTGCAGCCTTAGCTAGCGGCTGTAAACCATCTGACTCATACTATGGTCCTTGGCCGTATAGTACGTATTAA